The Achromobacter pestifer genome includes a region encoding these proteins:
- a CDS encoding CaiB/BaiF CoA transferase family protein — protein MLQGKVILDLTWVLGGPFAGQLLAQLGAEVIKVEPVGGDYARSVPPVSEVQDSPFFLSVNRGKRSVALDLKHPLGRQAFQDLVREADAVIYGFASDVPARLGLDHDTLAAINPRIVVGQLIGLDDRGPYAGAPAFDLMLQAMSGLMSITGEAGGKPVRVGYQVADLAGGLYLALGVAAALVQAQASGVGEQVQVSLFDAQMAMLTWQAQGYLQGGPVPRASGARHGMIAPSDIYRTSDGRWVALAPTGDAFWQALCAAIGQPELATDARYATPAARVANVDALTAALSGAIGARSAQEWLEIFEARRVPAALVLGVDEALAHPLAASRGMVEEVARPQGGEPVRMLGNPFKFAGQPRLDYPPALGQDTEALLRAMAGYDDASLAALQAAGVIRTGAATAGVLQ, from the coding sequence ATGCTGCAGGGCAAGGTCATTCTGGATCTCACGTGGGTGCTGGGCGGGCCGTTCGCCGGCCAACTGCTGGCGCAGTTGGGCGCCGAGGTCATCAAGGTGGAGCCAGTGGGCGGCGACTACGCGCGTTCGGTGCCTCCCGTGTCCGAGGTGCAGGATTCGCCGTTCTTCCTGTCGGTGAACCGGGGCAAGCGCAGCGTGGCGCTGGACCTGAAGCATCCATTGGGCCGCCAGGCGTTCCAGGATCTGGTGCGCGAGGCGGACGCGGTGATCTATGGCTTTGCCTCGGACGTGCCGGCGCGGCTGGGGCTGGATCACGACACGCTGGCCGCCATCAATCCGCGCATCGTGGTCGGCCAACTGATCGGGCTGGACGACCGCGGCCCCTATGCGGGCGCGCCGGCGTTCGACCTGATGCTGCAGGCCATGTCCGGCTTGATGAGCATCACGGGGGAGGCCGGCGGCAAGCCGGTGCGCGTGGGCTACCAGGTGGCGGATCTGGCGGGCGGGCTGTACCTTGCGCTGGGGGTCGCCGCCGCGCTGGTGCAGGCGCAGGCCAGCGGCGTGGGGGAACAAGTGCAGGTGTCGCTGTTCGATGCGCAGATGGCCATGCTGACCTGGCAGGCCCAGGGTTATCTGCAGGGCGGCCCCGTGCCGCGCGCCAGCGGGGCGCGCCACGGGATGATCGCGCCCAGTGACATCTACCGCACGTCGGATGGGCGCTGGGTCGCGTTGGCGCCCACTGGCGATGCGTTCTGGCAGGCCTTGTGCGCCGCGATCGGGCAGCCGGAGCTGGCCACGGATGCCCGCTACGCCACGCCCGCGGCGCGCGTGGCGAATGTCGATGCGCTGACCGCGGCCTTGTCTGGCGCCATCGGCGCGCGCAGCGCGCAGGAATGGCTGGAGATCTTCGAGGCGCGGCGCGTGCCCGCCGCGCTGGTCCTGGGCGTGGACGAGGCGCTGGCGCATCCGCTGGCGGCATCGCGCGGCATGGTGGAAGAGGTGGCCAGACCGCAAGGCGGCGAGCCTGTGCGCATGCTGGGCAACCCCTTCAAGTTCGCGGGCCAGCCGCGGCTGGATTATCCGCCGGCATTGGGGCAGGACACGGAGGCGCTGTTGCGCGCCATGGC
- the gcvA gene encoding transcriptional regulator GcvA, whose amino-acid sequence MKPRLPPLTSIRAFEAAGRQLSFTQAADELSVTHGAVSHQIKALEDWLGVKLFRRLGKKIELTDQGRLYLDTISPALDAIASASRSLRSREVLRVNALPTFTMRWLFPRLARFREQYPEVEVEISTGLEPFSRLPANLDVVIRREAEPTPGLYKRRVLNESFFPVCAPGLLQRLPLERITDLSRHTFLHCRARRSAWNDWLASVQHSRVVPAESLELEHLYFALQAALDGLGMTIGYSSLVASDIEDGRLLAPFGPLTVQSPGYFLIIREERRHDRLLKTFCDWLMGEGERFNKHMETLVPGG is encoded by the coding sequence ATGAAACCCAGACTACCGCCGCTGACGTCCATTCGCGCCTTCGAAGCGGCGGGCCGTCAGCTGAGCTTCACCCAGGCCGCGGACGAGCTGTCCGTCACGCATGGCGCCGTCAGCCATCAGATCAAGGCGCTGGAAGACTGGTTGGGCGTGAAGCTGTTCCGCCGCCTGGGCAAGAAAATCGAATTGACGGACCAGGGCCGGCTCTATCTGGACACCATCAGCCCGGCGCTGGACGCCATCGCCTCGGCCTCGCGCAGCCTGCGCTCGCGCGAGGTGCTGCGGGTCAATGCCCTGCCCACCTTCACCATGCGCTGGCTGTTTCCCCGGCTGGCGCGGTTCCGCGAGCAGTACCCCGAGGTGGAAGTGGAGATCTCCACCGGACTGGAGCCCTTCAGCCGCCTGCCCGCGAATCTGGACGTGGTGATCCGGCGCGAGGCCGAGCCCACGCCTGGCCTCTACAAGCGCCGCGTGCTGAACGAGAGCTTCTTTCCCGTATGTGCGCCCGGCCTGCTGCAGCGGCTGCCACTGGAACGCATCACCGACCTGTCACGCCACACCTTCCTGCACTGCCGCGCGCGGCGCAGCGCCTGGAACGACTGGCTGGCCAGCGTGCAGCACAGCCGGGTCGTGCCGGCCGAATCGCTGGAGCTCGAACACCTGTACTTCGCCTTGCAGGCCGCGCTCGACGGCCTGGGCATGACCATAGGCTATTCATCGCTGGTGGCCAGCGACATCGAGGACGGCCGGCTGCTGGCGCCGTTCGGACCGCTGACGGTGCAGTCGCCGGGCTATTTCCTCATCATCCGCGAAGAGCGCCGCCACGACCGCTTGCTGAAGACCTTCTGCGACTGGCTGATGGGGGAAGGCGAGCGCTTCAACAAGCATATGGAGACGCTGGTGCCGGGCGGCTGA
- a CDS encoding alpha/beta fold hydrolase produces the protein MTRTLDMVVPPTGEALDAARLVAWIVAPGQAFKTGDVLVEIETDKSIIEVPAHDDGIMVEHLVAVDGIVNADTVIARVRMEGEVAPAASAAGGAAQPAAATPAAAAPAAARTPAASPSLAHPLVQPSAERKFATPAARRVAAERGIALDVVAGTGPNGRVTVADVGQGSASGRDNMQARGAPGEKREAWAITRHGEVRFTVWEGSRPDSQTAVLIHGMFGDRDAWASLAHALSRAGLRVLAMDLPCHGATRSQATRFEHIVDAVADTVASQCLGPVNLIGHSFGAAVAARVASRPGMAVDSLILIAPVGLGTEIDQGFLTGMTHAGTNEAAQRELQKLTVSGMTPSGNFIDALRQATQARREPLIELCREVGWNGVQQLSIAADLASLQCRCTLIHGRRDAVIPWRHALNAPARTALHLLPDAGHMPQWEAGKLVADIVLEAFSRPAPASPYAC, from the coding sequence ATGACGAGAACGCTGGATATGGTCGTCCCGCCGACAGGCGAGGCCCTGGACGCTGCCCGCCTGGTCGCCTGGATCGTGGCGCCTGGCCAGGCCTTCAAGACGGGCGACGTGCTGGTCGAGATTGAAACGGACAAGTCCATCATCGAGGTGCCCGCGCACGACGACGGGATCATGGTGGAACATCTGGTCGCCGTGGACGGCATCGTGAACGCGGATACGGTGATCGCACGAGTGCGGATGGAAGGCGAGGTCGCACCGGCGGCGAGTGCGGCCGGCGGGGCGGCGCAGCCCGCTGCAGCAACGCCTGCCGCCGCCGCGCCGGCTGCCGCGCGGACGCCGGCGGCGTCGCCGTCGTTGGCGCATCCTCTGGTGCAGCCTTCAGCAGAGCGCAAGTTCGCCACCCCCGCCGCCCGCCGCGTCGCGGCCGAGCGCGGCATCGCGCTGGATGTCGTTGCGGGGACCGGGCCCAACGGCCGCGTGACCGTGGCGGATGTCGGCCAGGGAAGCGCCAGCGGACGGGACAACATGCAGGCCCGCGGCGCGCCAGGAGAAAAGCGCGAGGCCTGGGCGATTACCCGCCACGGCGAGGTTCGGTTCACGGTGTGGGAAGGGAGCCGTCCGGACAGCCAGACGGCGGTGCTCATCCACGGCATGTTCGGCGACCGCGACGCCTGGGCCAGCCTGGCGCATGCGCTCAGCCGCGCCGGACTGCGTGTGCTGGCGATGGATCTGCCTTGCCATGGCGCCACGCGTTCGCAGGCCACGCGCTTCGAGCATATCGTCGATGCCGTGGCCGACACGGTGGCGTCCCAGTGCCTCGGCCCCGTGAACCTGATCGGCCATTCTTTTGGCGCGGCGGTGGCGGCCCGGGTGGCGTCCCGCCCCGGCATGGCCGTGGACAGCCTGATCCTGATCGCGCCGGTCGGGCTGGGCACCGAAATCGACCAGGGCTTTCTGACGGGCATGACGCATGCCGGCACCAATGAAGCGGCGCAGCGCGAGCTGCAGAAACTCACGGTCTCCGGCATGACGCCGTCGGGAAACTTCATCGACGCCCTGCGCCAGGCCACGCAGGCGCGGCGCGAGCCCCTGATCGAACTCTGCCGGGAGGTGGGCTGGAACGGCGTGCAGCAACTGAGCATCGCGGCGGACCTGGCCAGCCTGCAATGCCGCTGCACGCTGATCCATGGCCGGCGCGACGCCGTCATCCCATGGCGCCACGCATTGAACGCGCCGGCCAGGACCGCGCTGCACCTGTTGCCGGATGCCGGCCACATGCCGCAATGGGAGGCCGGCAAGCTGGTGGCGGATATCGTGCTGGAGGCTTTCAGCCGCCCGGCACCAGCGTCTCCATATGCTTGTTGA
- a CDS encoding VOC family protein, giving the protein MLKDKLLATHHTAVCVNDFERARNFYTGFLGFELEGEMDHRSEPALGEVVGLPGATIRWAMLRHGGHRVELFKYYTPDGDRQPRRQCDFGYSHMAFEVEDVDAVYEQASRAGYESVSSPRVMRQGRTKVFYLMEPEGAITEFIQFMNPAA; this is encoded by the coding sequence ATGCTCAAAGACAAACTTCTGGCCACGCATCACACGGCCGTCTGCGTCAACGATTTCGAACGCGCGCGGAACTTCTACACCGGCTTTCTCGGCTTCGAGCTGGAAGGCGAGATGGATCATCGCAGCGAGCCTGCGCTGGGCGAAGTGGTCGGCCTGCCGGGCGCGACCATACGCTGGGCCATGTTGCGCCATGGCGGGCACCGGGTGGAATTGTTCAAGTACTACACGCCGGACGGCGACAGGCAGCCGCGCCGCCAATGCGATTTCGGATACAGCCACATGGCCTTCGAGGTGGAGGACGTCGATGCCGTGTACGAGCAGGCCTCGCGCGCCGGCTACGAAAGCGTGTCCTCGCCGCGGGTCATGCGGCAAGGGCGCACCAAGGTGTTCTATCTGATGGAGCCTGAAGGCGCCATCACGGAGTTCATCCAGTTCATGAATCCGGCGGCCTGA
- a CDS encoding alpha-ketoacid dehydrogenase subunit alpha/beta translates to MKHINEGAAPAAKPSRLAALHTDTPWWRLTATAADAGAIAPREMVRMLEQLILIRRFEEKLLKLSVAGILHGPAHSSIGQDGAAVGAMSALESADKINGTHRMHHQFLAKALNHATPADYSPLDSETLDSHRDVVYRTYAEILGLTPGYCGGRGGSMHLRYPEAGIYGSNAIVGGNPSHAVGYAFADKLRGRDHVSVAFFGDGAMQSGAAYEAMNLAALYNTPTIFFVENNLYAVSTHVSEQTRETRLSARGLSLGVPAIEFDGMDVVAARLAMQEARAIIRREGGPVLLEAQTYRYLHQSGALKGSAFRYRDKDEEEAWGARDPMSTFPAQLKSLGLIDDAGIALLERRADELIDGALDRLLEHYGDEAAQRIRPDLWPDPASVDSGIRGNLGELAGQRAIELEEQKPASLADAKFQDVISRAMLLNMQRDDGIFILGEDVHRLKGGTAGATKDIGDHFPERLIGTPICENGFTGLALGAALNGMRPVVEIMYPDFALVAADQLFNQIAKVRHMFGGKFAVPVLVRSRVTAGTGYGSQHSMDASGLFAQYPGWRILAPSRPYDYIGLLNAALRCDDPVLMVEYNDLFKKVDKVPAEDWDYIVPIGRARVAREGARCTILTYGVMVEVCCQAAERTGIDAQVIDLRTLDPLGIDWDTIAAGVKRTQALMIVEQTTRGTSIGARVASEAQSRLFDWLDHEIVHVTGANSSPVVSKVLERAALADAQAVETALKSMDSRRGGAR, encoded by the coding sequence ATGAAGCACATCAATGAAGGCGCGGCGCCTGCCGCGAAACCCTCGCGGCTCGCCGCCCTGCATACCGACACGCCTTGGTGGCGGCTTACCGCCACCGCCGCGGATGCGGGCGCCATCGCGCCGCGCGAGATGGTCCGCATGCTGGAGCAGTTGATACTGATCCGGCGCTTCGAGGAGAAGCTGCTGAAGCTGAGCGTGGCGGGCATCCTGCATGGTCCGGCGCATTCCAGCATCGGCCAGGACGGCGCCGCCGTGGGCGCCATGTCGGCGCTGGAGTCGGCCGACAAGATCAACGGCACCCACCGCATGCACCACCAGTTTCTTGCCAAGGCGCTGAACCACGCCACGCCGGCGGACTATTCGCCGTTGGACTCGGAAACGCTGGACTCGCACCGCGACGTGGTCTACCGGACTTATGCCGAGATCCTGGGCCTGACGCCGGGCTATTGCGGTGGCCGCGGCGGTTCCATGCATCTGCGCTATCCCGAGGCCGGCATCTACGGCTCCAACGCCATCGTGGGCGGCAACCCGTCGCATGCGGTGGGTTACGCCTTCGCCGACAAGCTGCGCGGGCGCGACCACGTGTCGGTGGCTTTCTTCGGCGACGGCGCCATGCAGAGCGGGGCGGCCTACGAGGCCATGAACCTGGCGGCGCTCTACAACACGCCCACCATATTCTTCGTGGAAAACAACCTGTACGCGGTGTCCACCCATGTGTCGGAGCAGACCCGCGAAACCCGCTTGTCGGCACGCGGCCTGTCCCTGGGCGTGCCGGCCATCGAGTTCGACGGCATGGACGTGGTGGCGGCGCGCCTGGCCATGCAGGAGGCCCGCGCCATCATCCGCCGTGAAGGCGGACCGGTGCTGCTGGAAGCGCAGACGTACCGCTACCTGCATCAATCGGGCGCCCTGAAGGGCAGCGCCTTCCGCTACCGTGACAAGGACGAGGAAGAAGCCTGGGGCGCGCGCGATCCCATGTCGACGTTTCCCGCGCAGCTGAAATCGCTGGGCCTGATCGACGATGCCGGCATTGCCCTCCTGGAGCGCCGCGCCGATGAACTGATAGACGGCGCGCTGGACCGGCTGCTGGAGCACTACGGCGACGAGGCGGCGCAGCGCATCCGGCCCGATCTGTGGCCGGACCCGGCCAGCGTGGACAGCGGGATACGCGGCAACCTGGGCGAACTGGCCGGCCAGCGTGCCATCGAGCTCGAGGAGCAGAAACCAGCGAGCCTGGCGGACGCCAAGTTCCAGGACGTGATCTCGCGCGCCATGCTGCTGAACATGCAGCGCGACGACGGCATCTTCATCCTGGGCGAGGACGTGCATCGCCTGAAGGGCGGCACGGCCGGCGCCACCAAGGACATAGGCGACCATTTTCCGGAACGCCTCATCGGCACGCCCATCTGCGAGAACGGCTTCACCGGCCTGGCGCTGGGCGCGGCGTTGAACGGCATGCGGCCCGTGGTGGAAATCATGTACCCCGACTTCGCGCTGGTGGCGGCGGATCAGCTGTTCAACCAGATCGCCAAGGTACGCCACATGTTCGGCGGCAAATTCGCGGTGCCGGTGCTGGTGCGCAGCCGGGTCACGGCGGGAACCGGCTATGGCTCGCAGCATTCCATGGACGCCAGCGGCCTGTTTGCCCAGTATCCCGGGTGGCGCATCCTGGCGCCATCGCGTCCCTACGACTACATCGGCCTGCTCAACGCCGCGCTGCGCTGCGACGATCCGGTCCTGATGGTGGAATACAACGACCTGTTCAAGAAGGTGGACAAGGTGCCGGCCGAGGACTGGGATTACATCGTGCCCATCGGCCGGGCCCGGGTGGCGCGCGAGGGTGCGCGCTGCACCATCCTGACCTACGGCGTCATGGTCGAGGTCTGCTGCCAGGCGGCGGAGCGCACGGGCATCGATGCCCAGGTGATAGACCTGCGCACGCTGGATCCGCTGGGCATCGATTGGGACACCATCGCGGCCGGCGTCAAGCGCACGCAGGCGCTGATGATCGTGGAGCAGACCACGCGCGGCACCTCGATCGGCGCGCGGGTGGCAAGCGAGGCGCAGTCGCGGCTGTTCGACTGGCTGGACCACGAGATCGTGCACGTCACGGGCGCCAATTCCTCGCCCGTGGTCTCCAAGGTGCTGGAGCGCGCCGCGCTGGCGGACGCGCAGGCCGTGGAGACGGCCCTGAAATCCATGGACAGCCGCCGCGGCGGCGCGCGCTGA
- a CDS encoding ABC transporter ATP-binding protein produces the protein MSQITFERVQRTFSRGGESFLALDDVSFEVGEREFVSIVGPSGCGKTTLMRMAAGLEFPSAGSVRVGGKEVEEPGPDRAVVFQQFALFPWKTVTENIGFGLKCKGVSREARARTVARYIELMGLSGYEQAYPHQLSGGMQQRVAIARSYALDPDVLLMDEPFGALDAQTRVVMQEELVKLSRLNPRTVLFITHSVEEAVYLSDRVVVLTGRPGQIKEIINVADVRKREEWDSMERIEDVMDMEAFVHLRTHIWKLLRAQETEPLDAALAAAH, from the coding sequence ATGAGTCAGATTACTTTCGAGCGGGTGCAACGCACGTTCAGCCGGGGCGGGGAAAGCTTCCTGGCCCTGGACGACGTGAGTTTCGAGGTGGGCGAGAGGGAATTCGTTTCCATCGTCGGGCCGTCCGGCTGCGGCAAGACCACGCTGATGCGCATGGCGGCCGGCCTGGAATTCCCCTCGGCCGGCAGTGTGCGGGTGGGCGGCAAGGAAGTCGAGGAACCGGGACCGGACCGCGCCGTCGTGTTTCAGCAGTTTGCGCTGTTCCCCTGGAAGACCGTGACCGAGAACATCGGCTTCGGCCTGAAGTGCAAGGGCGTCTCGCGCGAGGCGCGAGCGCGGACGGTGGCGCGCTACATCGAGCTGATGGGCCTGTCGGGCTATGAGCAGGCCTATCCGCACCAGCTGTCCGGCGGCATGCAGCAGCGGGTGGCCATCGCCCGCAGCTACGCGCTGGATCCCGATGTGCTGCTGATGGACGAGCCCTTCGGCGCGCTGGACGCCCAGACCCGCGTGGTCATGCAGGAAGAACTGGTCAAGCTGTCCCGCCTCAATCCGCGCACCGTGCTGTTCATCACCCACAGCGTGGAAGAAGCGGTGTACCTGTCGGACCGCGTGGTGGTGCTGACCGGCCGCCCGGGGCAGATCAAGGAAATCATCAACGTGGCCGACGTGCGCAAGCGCGAAGAGTGGGACAGCATGGAGCGGATCGAGGACGTGATGGACATGGAGGCATTCGTGCACCTGCGCACGCACATCTGGAAGCTGCTGCGCGCGCAGGAAACAGAACCGCTGGACGCCGCCCTGGCCGCGGCTCACTGA
- a CDS encoding ABC transporter substrate-binding protein: protein MKHYKGLKALAALVIGCWLGGPGQAAAQAAPAGEELFTIRIGQQPQRWALEWYIASEKGWWKEVGLKPEISTFASGAVEIAAGASGSWDVGGAGNIPSLLGASKYGLQTIGIADGEAAIITLMATKDRADEYLKNPALLKGKTIPVTSNSTGQWGAAECLSKKFGLKPEDYRFVNLSPPDINAAVMSGKYDISSVWAPNTYILEEAMGAKVICTGAELKMPIHSYLFTTPAFAKKHPDKVARFLAVYLRAVAWQRAHPEEAKAYLKAFFGSVGVKFPDKYLAQELRDRPAFDLAEQTKLFAPGPGGTSEIVGWWNSVGEFMVSVGVVKKIPDPKTMVTGKYLQMIQDDPKLRAFVADVAK from the coding sequence ATGAAACATTACAAAGGCCTCAAGGCTTTGGCAGCGCTCGTGATCGGGTGCTGGCTGGGGGGACCCGGACAGGCGGCGGCCCAGGCCGCGCCGGCGGGCGAGGAACTGTTCACCATCCGCATCGGGCAGCAGCCGCAGCGGTGGGCGCTGGAGTGGTACATCGCCAGCGAGAAGGGCTGGTGGAAGGAGGTGGGCCTGAAGCCGGAGATCTCGACCTTCGCTTCCGGGGCGGTCGAAATCGCGGCGGGCGCGTCCGGGTCATGGGACGTGGGCGGGGCGGGCAACATTCCCTCGCTGCTGGGCGCGTCGAAGTACGGCCTGCAAACCATAGGCATCGCCGACGGCGAGGCCGCCATCATCACGCTGATGGCCACCAAGGACCGGGCGGACGAGTATCTCAAGAACCCGGCGTTGCTCAAGGGCAAGACCATTCCCGTCACCAGCAACTCCACGGGCCAGTGGGGCGCCGCGGAATGCCTGTCGAAGAAGTTCGGCCTCAAGCCCGAGGACTACCGCTTCGTGAACCTGTCTCCGCCCGACATCAATGCCGCGGTGATGAGCGGCAAGTACGACATTTCCTCCGTGTGGGCGCCCAACACCTACATCCTGGAAGAGGCCATGGGCGCAAAGGTGATCTGCACCGGCGCCGAGCTGAAGATGCCTATCCACAGCTACCTGTTCACGACGCCGGCCTTCGCCAAGAAGCATCCCGACAAGGTTGCCCGCTTCCTGGCGGTCTATCTGCGCGCGGTGGCCTGGCAGCGCGCGCATCCCGAAGAGGCCAAGGCGTATCTGAAAGCCTTCTTCGGCAGCGTGGGCGTGAAGTTCCCCGACAAGTACCTGGCGCAGGAGCTGCGCGACCGCCCGGCCTTTGACCTGGCGGAACAGACCAAGCTGTTCGCGCCGGGCCCGGGCGGCACCTCGGAGATCGTGGGCTGGTGGAACAGCGTGGGGGAATTCATGGTGTCCGTGGGCGTGGTCAAGAAGATTCCCGATCCCAAGACCATGGTCACGGGCAAGTATCTGCAGATGATCCAGGACGATCCCAAGCTCAGGGCCTTCGTCGCCGATGTCGCCAAGTAA
- a CDS encoding ABC transporter permease yields MESLNRTGPVRARSLVSRRVLERWLMPALGIATLFGGWALLSGLGLVSPAFLPGPLTVLRSMAEHTREPYAGSVLQMHLLASLEKFLISFSIAVLLGVPLGLFMGRFKALDWAVSPVFEAFRFIPPIAWVPFAIFWFGTGFLSPTLVIFAGAFAPCVLNAYRGARQIDRALIEAGQMLGAGRWATLTEILLPAALAHIVAGIRVGAGFGWQSLIGAELIVGSTGLGYMIVQGGSNLEPAIVISGMITIGLIGAGIDYGMRALQRRVQRDWSR; encoded by the coding sequence ATGGAAAGCCTGAATCGCACAGGCCCGGTCCGCGCGCGCTCCCTTGTGTCGCGCCGCGTGCTGGAACGCTGGCTGATGCCGGCGCTGGGCATCGCCACCCTGTTCGGCGGTTGGGCGCTGCTGTCCGGGCTGGGCCTGGTGTCGCCGGCCTTTCTGCCGGGACCGCTGACGGTGCTGCGCAGCATGGCCGAGCACACGCGCGAACCCTATGCGGGCTCGGTGCTGCAGATGCATCTGCTGGCCAGCCTGGAGAAATTCCTGATCAGCTTCTCCATCGCGGTCCTGCTGGGCGTGCCGCTGGGCTTGTTCATGGGGCGCTTCAAGGCGCTGGATTGGGCGGTGTCGCCGGTGTTCGAGGCCTTCCGCTTCATTCCGCCCATCGCCTGGGTGCCGTTCGCGATCTTCTGGTTCGGCACCGGCTTCCTGTCGCCCACGCTGGTGATATTCGCGGGCGCCTTCGCGCCCTGCGTGCTGAACGCCTACCGCGGCGCCAGGCAGATCGACCGCGCCCTGATCGAGGCGGGCCAGATGCTGGGGGCGGGGCGCTGGGCGACGCTGACGGAAATCTTGCTGCCGGCCGCATTGGCGCACATCGTCGCCGGTATCCGGGTCGGCGCGGGGTTCGGCTGGCAGTCGCTGATCGGCGCGGAGCTGATCGTGGGCTCGACCGGGCTGGGCTACATGATCGTGCAGGGCGGCAGCAATCTGGAACCCGCCATCGTGATCAGCGGAATGATCACCATCGGATTGATAGGCGCGGGCATCGATTACGGCATGCGCGCCTTGCAGCGACGGGTGCAGCGCGACTGGTCGCGCTGA
- a CDS encoding ABC transporter permease has product MARHPLSPPAVGGAPAALALLDRSAAMTVARPPAPPPAPVRRRLSLRWLVSGASVAALLLAWYLATGPLELLSPVQLPSPADAWDALLEIAGEGYADGTLLQHIAASTGLVLYGFAAAALTGVPLGILMGQNRLVEAYVNPVFQIVRPIAPIAWIPLTILWFGLGTSAKVFVIWLAAFAPTVINTYTGVRNIDDTLLQAARVNGAAGRKMLLDVIVPGALPAIFTGLRTSLQACWMVLVAAELVGSFVGLGHVLIIATRDLNSGMIVVAMAAVAGMGMLMSALLAQVERKVMPWKA; this is encoded by the coding sequence ATGGCCCGTCATCCTCTTTCCCCGCCCGCCGTTGGCGGCGCCCCGGCCGCACTGGCCCTGCTCGACCGGAGCGCCGCCATGACCGTCGCCAGGCCACCCGCCCCTCCGCCCGCGCCGGTGCGCCGGCGCCTGTCCCTGCGCTGGCTGGTCAGCGGCGCGTCGGTCGCGGCGCTGCTCCTGGCCTGGTACTTGGCCACGGGCCCATTGGAGTTGCTGAGCCCGGTGCAGCTGCCGTCGCCCGCCGATGCCTGGGACGCCCTGCTGGAGATCGCTGGCGAAGGCTATGCCGACGGCACGCTGTTGCAGCACATCGCGGCCAGCACCGGACTGGTGTTGTACGGGTTCGCGGCGGCGGCGCTGACGGGCGTGCCGCTGGGCATCCTGATGGGGCAGAACCGGCTGGTCGAGGCCTACGTCAATCCGGTGTTCCAGATCGTCCGTCCCATCGCGCCCATCGCCTGGATTCCGCTGACCATCCTGTGGTTCGGGCTGGGCACCAGCGCCAAGGTCTTCGTCATCTGGCTGGCGGCCTTCGCACCCACCGTGATCAATACCTATACCGGCGTGCGCAACATCGACGACACGCTGCTCCAGGCGGCGCGCGTCAACGGCGCGGCGGGCCGAAAAATGCTGCTGGACGTCATCGTTCCAGGCGCGCTGCCTGCCATCTTCACGGGCCTGCGGACCTCGTTGCAGGCCTGCTGGATGGTGCTGGTGGCGGCCGAGCTGGTCGGCTCCTTCGTCGGCCTGGGCCATGTGCTGATCATCGCCACCCGCGACCTGAACTCGGGAATGATCGTGGTGGCCATGGCCGCCGTGGCCGGCATGGGCATGCTGATGTCGGCCCTGCTGGCGCAGGTCGAACGCAAGGTGATGCCATGGAAAGCCTGA
- a CDS encoding alcohol dehydrogenase catalytic domain-containing protein, translating to MKALVYTAPSQLTYRDEPDPAPADGDALLRIEAVGICGSDMHAYHGHDPRRHPPLILGHEFVGTLVGGSRAGQRVTGNPLIHCGQCDFCVQGRNNLCRNRGMVGMTRPGAFAEFMAIPERCLIPVPQDMPAAAAALTEPAATALHGVALAQRALFRPLAEARALVVGGGAIGLLTALLLRSQGCRVSLAETNPLRRASAQRHAGCMAFDPREAAPAAGAYELVVDAVGGKLTRAAALAAVQPGGVMLHIGLQDWASEIDMRRLTLDEITLIGAYTYTSADLRATVDALHRGVFGDLSWIEERELGAGAQAFSDLDGGRAASAKIVLRTH from the coding sequence ATGAAAGCCCTTGTCTACACCGCGCCTAGCCAGCTGACGTACCGCGATGAACCCGATCCCGCGCCGGCGGACGGCGATGCGCTGCTGCGCATCGAGGCCGTGGGCATCTGCGGCTCGGACATGCACGCCTATCATGGGCATGATCCGCGCCGCCATCCGCCGCTGATCCTGGGCCATGAGTTCGTCGGCACGCTGGTGGGCGGCAGCCGCGCGGGCCAGCGGGTCACCGGTAATCCGCTGATCCACTGCGGCCAGTGCGATTTCTGCGTGCAGGGCCGCAACAACCTTTGCCGCAACCGCGGCATGGTGGGCATGACGCGTCCTGGCGCGTTCGCCGAGTTCATGGCCATACCCGAGCGCTGCCTGATTCCCGTGCCGCAAGACATGCCCGCCGCCGCGGCCGCGCTGACCGAGCCCGCGGCCACGGCCTTGCACGGCGTGGCGCTGGCGCAGCGGGCACTGTTCCGGCCGCTGGCCGAAGCCCGCGCGCTGGTCGTGGGCGGCGGCGCCATCGGCCTCTTGACGGCGCTGCTGCTGCGCAGCCAGGGTTGCCGGGTCAGCCTGGCCGAGACCAATCCGCTGCGGCGCGCCTCGGCGCAGCGGCATGCGGGCTGCATGGCCTTCGATCCGCGCGAGGCGGCGCCCGCAGCGGGCGCGTACGAACTGGTGGTGGACGCGGTGGGCGGCAAGCTCACGCGCGCCGCGGCGCTGGCCGCCGTGCAGCCGGGCGGCGTCATGCTGCACATCGGCCTGCAGGACTGGGCCAGCGAGATCGACATGCGGCGGCTGACACTGGACGAGATCACCCTGATCGGGGCTTATACCTACACCAGCGCCGACCTGCGCGCGACGGTGGACGCGCTGCATCGCGGCGTCTTCGGCGACCTGTCCTGGATCGAGGAGCGTGAGCTGGGTGCCGGCGCGCAGGCATTCTCCGACCTCGATGGCGGACGCGCGGCGTCGGCAAAGATCGTGCTGAGGACACATTGA